The genomic interval AAGCCAAGAAATCAACAGTGTGAGTAACACTGCGAAAATTCTCGTGCTATGCGCTTGCATATATTTTTTGAAAGCCATGAAGGAAGCATAGCTTTTATTTGAAGAAACACCTCAGCCTTGTGAGCTGAGTTTACGGCAGTCTATTACGCAACAACCTGCCCACGATAAATTCGTTTACCCGATGCGCTTTTCGCTTGCGATTCGTTACGCGCCGGTCGTTCCTCAATTACCTGTCCGCGATATACACGACGAATAATCGTTTCGTGCTGGTCACTGGATTCTTGCTTTTCTTGAGTTGGGTGCTCAAAAGAGATTCCCATCATGTCCTCAAGGTCAGCAAACAACAATAGAGTTTTCTGGTCATGACTTTTATTAACCAGTTCCAATAGCCTTTCCACCACATCAGGTTGGCTTAGTCTTAAGTCCACACCAAATTCGCTGCGTATACGTTTACGAAGTTGCTGCATTAGGTCAATCATTTCTTTTGATAGATTTGGAATCATAGCGTTCTAATACTTCCATCATTTGTCGGTGACATTGTCATTGTATCTATGCCTTACATAAGACCCAGAGCAAACCTTGTACCACAATGATGAACACCCGATGACCTATATAAATGTGACCGTTTCGCCAAACGAAAGTAGAGATGAACGCACTTTGTTGGCGCATTTTGTGAAAATCATGCACCAAATCATTCGCTCTTATCTAAGCCATCTGAATGTATTCTGGTTGATTTTTATACTCACAACGGCCATTTTTAGGGGATTCGCACCAAAATACGCTCTTAGACAAAATTGGCACCCTTTCTGCAATAACCTAAACGCGAGTCCTATTACTTGCATAGATTGCGGTTTGTAGTGAGTGATTAGCTGAATAGATGATCAGTCTCTATGAACCAGTCAATCGGCGTAGATTCGTGTCTTCGGACTCAGGACGATCGGGGCCAATTAACATGCACGAGTTAATTTGATCGTTCTGCATTGAATCTACGCTTCTTTTTCCTCTCTTAATCTAGGAACCTGACGTAGTCGCTTCCACTAGTTGTCCACTCTCTGAGAATGCCCTAATACGCTTAATCGCATATAAAATTTCAGGTCGATCTATGCTTTGCGACTTTAGATAAGTTTCTAATTCGTTAATAAATAAAGTATCTGTCCACTCGTGACGCGGACGAGAACGAACAAAGTCACTATAAATTCGATGCCCGAGAGACTCAATCATTTGCTTGTTGAGCCTTTCCATTAAGAATTTATGTACGCCTTGATTAATTTTGTTTTGTACTTCCTCGATCTGTTTCGCTTCAAATTTGATCGCATTCAATTGCTGAATTAACGAATCACGCCATTCAATTTTTTGCTGGATACTCGTTTCTGTATCTTGCTGAGTATTTTCTGCCAGCAATTGTAATGTTGTATCCAATTGAATTTCAGTAAGTTTCTTATATAAAGCAACATGATTGGCAATTTGTTCATCGTACAAAGCAAGGCGTCGCTCGTAATGAGCGTCTTCTTCACTATGAAGCAAGTAAATTTTATCTAAACTTAAGATCGCTAAGGCAAACACTACTAAGAGAGCCATTAGTGCGCCAAAAACGGGAGCGTTAATTTTTTTTATATGTAATAAAACGGCAAAAAGCGCGGTTAAACCGGCACTGAATAGAATAATAAAAACGGTCATAAGAGCACAATACAATGATTTGAGTTAGGCAACGCTATCACCGCCACCGGGGAAAAACAAATCCTTGAGATGGTGACTGTAGGCAGTGCAAGCATCACTCATAGTAAAAATACCCGCTAGCTTGTCGTGTCGGGTCACTAAAATGCAGTCACAATGGGTATCACTCATGTAATCTAAAACATCGATTAGAGACGTTTGCATATCCACTTGATGGCTTTGTACTGGGCATAAATCCCCCACAGTCAGATCTTCAAAATCAGTGTGGCTGTGCCCTGGCAGTTGAATGCGCTCGAGCTCTCGAAAACTAATGATGCTTAGATCACCGTTTTCCATGATAACAGGGAGATGCCCAACTCCATGCTCTCGCATCATATCTTTAGCATGGGCCATGGGCTGGGTTGCATTAATCGTGAAAGGAAAAGCCGTCATTACATCTTTAACCTTAGGAACACGCTTCATAGCAACCCCTTTCTTGCTTAGTTAGTTTGATGTATCAAATACCCATTTTGGATAGAGCGTCCATAATGTCTCTTAAGATAGCTGATAATTGTGGATGCTGCCCCTCGAAGTCTACCGCTTGCTGCTCTAGGCGATAACTTAGACCTTCATCTTCCTCACCACTCAATACTTTTTGGATATCCGCATCCAGTTGTTTGAGTAAATCTTTTGATTCACTATCCAAAGGCTCTCCTTTAGACAGCGTATCATGCAGTTGCTCTAAGTGTTGTTTTAGTGATTCTTTCATATCGCTCTCCTAGCCTGCATTCAAACAGTATACGTCAAATATCGAAAAAGACTTTGAGTACGCCCTTAATAATAAACCCAAGCATACCCAAGCCCAATGCAAAAAAGAGCACAGCCATGCCAAACTTGCCCGCGTTACTGCGCTTTCCTAAATCCCAAATGATAAACATCATGAAACCGATAACGGCCGCAAGCCCTATCATCAATGCGAGTTCTTCAAACTGCTCGAAATTCATAGCACCACCTACTTGTCAAATGCCGCCATTATAACCAAGGCAGACATGCTCGGCTAATATCAAACTATGAATTATTGACTTGGTCCCAATGGCCAACCAAACGCTACCCATAGTGTTAATAAGCCACCCCATATCAATAAAAATGTAAAGGCATAAGGCAACATCAATGTAAGCAAACGACCCACACTAAGGTCCGATTGGTATTTCTGACCATAAGCCAATACTAACGGAAAATAAGGCATCAAC from Bermanella marisrubri carries:
- a CDS encoding CBS domain-containing protein, with the protein product MKRVPKVKDVMTAFPFTINATQPMAHAKDMMREHGVGHLPVIMENGDLSIISFRELERIQLPGHSHTDFEDLTVGDLCPVQSHQVDMQTSLIDVLDYMSDTHCDCILVTRHDKLAGIFTMSDACTAYSHHLKDLFFPGGGDSVA
- a CDS encoding DUF4404 family protein; its protein translation is MKESLKQHLEQLHDTLSKGEPLDSESKDLLKQLDADIQKVLSGEEDEGLSYRLEQQAVDFEGQHPQLSAILRDIMDALSKMGI
- a CDS encoding DUF2788 domain-containing protein, encoding MNFEQFEELALMIGLAAVIGFMMFIIWDLGKRSNAGKFGMAVLFFALGLGMLGFIIKGVLKVFFDI